Proteins found in one Magnolia sinica isolate HGM2019 chromosome 5, MsV1, whole genome shotgun sequence genomic segment:
- the LOC131247272 gene encoding patellin-4-like, whose protein sequence is MIAHNEIASAELETQIKDSNPVPPVEENAVTVDLKLPEKKALLEFKTKLQEAILNKNLFQPPRAEISTDKGSEEKTLVLNFEDTSFPVESNAEDNLQDISLWGVPLLPSKNHEGTDIILLKFLRAREFKVSDAFEMLRRTLKWRKEFKTDGILEEDLGSHLKHVAYMNSTDKKGHPLCFNVYGVFKDKEMYDNAFGTDEKRDEFLRWRVQLMEKGIQDLNFKPGEVASMVQITDLKNSPGPAMKELRVTMKKALSLLQENYPEFVDRNIFINVPFRCYAYHALFSRFLTQRAKSKCIFARPSRVQETLLKYVAAENVPTKYGGLKRENDEEFSAENGDVLEKAIRSGGTETIEFLIIEPGVTVVWDMIVVGWEVTYKEEFIPDDDCSYKILIQKEKRMEKSVRNSFYINEPGKVVLTLENRSFKKKKAFYRSKFKPTPIPLYNFFK, encoded by the exons ATGATTGCCCACAACGAGATCGCGTCCGCAGAGCTAGAAACTCAAATCAAAGACTCCAACCCGGTGCCGCCGGTTGAAGAAAATGCCGTGACTGTGGATCTAAAACTACCAGAAAAGAAAGCGTTGCTCGAATTCAAGACCAAATTGCAAGAAGCCATACTCAACAAGAACCTTTTCCAGCCACCCCGTGCTGAAATTTCTACAGACAAGGGCTCTGAAGAGAAGACCCTTGTCCTGAATTTCGAAGACACATCATTCCCAGTCGAGTCCAACGCCGAAGACAATCTACAAGACATTTCTCTATGGGGGGTTCCGCTGTTACCCAGCAAAAATCATGAGGGCACCGACATAATTCTCCTCAAGTTCTTAAGAGCAAGGGAATTCAAGGTATCCGACGCTTTTGAAATGCTACGGAGGACACTGAAATGGCGTAAGGAGTTCAAGACAGATGGGATTTTGGAGGAGGATTTGGGGTCCCACCTTAAACATGTGGCCTACATGAATAGCACAGACAAGAAAGGTCACCCTTTGTGTTTCAATGTCTATGGGGTTTTTAAGGATAAGGAGATGTATGACAATGCATTTGGGACTGATGAGAAACGTGATGAGTTTTTGAGGTGGAGGGTGCAATTGATGGAGAAGGGTATCCAGGATCTGAATTTTAAGCCTGGGGAGGTggcatcaatggtccaaattactGATCTGAAGAACTCGCCGGGACCTGCCATGAAGGAGCTGCGAGTCACCATGAAGAAAGCTCTATCACTTCTTCAAGAAAATTATCCCGAATTCGTCGATAGAAAT ATATTCATAAACGTTCCCTTTCGATGCTATGCATACCATGCATTGTTCTCTCGCTTCTTAACACAGAGAGCTAAAAGCAAATGTATTTTTGCCCGGCCATCCAGAGTCCAAGAGACCCTTCTCAA GTATGTGGCGGCGGAAAATGTTCCAACTAAATATGGTGGCCTTAAAAGAGAGAATGACGAAGAATTTTCGGCAGAGAATGGAGACGTTTTGGAGAAGGCCATCAGAAGTGGAGGGACGGAAACCATTGAATTTCTGATTATTGAG CCAGGGGtgacagtggtatgggacatgaTAGTGGTGGGGTGGGAAGTGACATACAAGGAAGAGTTCATACCAGATGATGATTGCTCATACAAGATACTGATTCAAAAGGAGAAGAGAATGGAAAAGAGTGTTAGGAATTCGTTCTACATAAATGAGCCAGGGAAGGTGGTACTGACTCTAGAGAATAGAAGCTTCAAGAAAAAGAAGGCTTTCTACAGATCCAAATTCAAACCAACGCCTATCCCTTTGTATAATTTCTTTAAatga